The following coding sequences are from one Photobacterium angustum window:
- a CDS encoding methyl-accepting chemotaxis protein yields the protein MFGIAVMASMASTYFISSQKIDNIILDKSQVQAEFLAKNAGYILENSATPKKDLQALVDDLKQRSDVSYAIVIDNNVTAVAHSDKQKLNKKYDDAYTVDGATKGVEQYSKWYADVQKVWVFDIMAPIYVNGQLYGTFDIGIPITEVSQATNGIITYQLGSMIVIFVLCLIVLSLLLNKLMRPLSVLKDALHDISQGDGDLTVRLPIKGNDEVAQISSAFNVFVEKVHGIISQVVNSGEELNGSAIALREQSQQALARGQEQNEQTMLVVTSMNEMIATVNEIASNAANAADAASMATNETQEGYKTLQRTTTAISNLENEMNSTSNIIVSLADNTQSIGTILEVIRGISEQTNLLALNAAIEAARAGDAGRGFAVVADEVRNLATKTAQSTDEIDAMIHQLQTEAQSAVGSMSNSKALINEGATETEHARQALESISQQVTTILDMNTQVATATEQQSTVANEINLNMDTVSHLVKLGLNASEQLEASSQQLADLSQTLDKHVGTFKI from the coding sequence ATGTTTGGCATTGCCGTTATGGCGAGTATGGCGTCGACCTACTTTATATCTAGCCAAAAGATAGACAATATCATCCTCGATAAATCTCAAGTACAGGCGGAATTCTTAGCCAAAAATGCAGGGTATATTCTAGAAAATTCCGCCACCCCTAAAAAAGATCTTCAAGCATTAGTTGATGATTTGAAACAGCGATCTGATGTTAGCTATGCGATTGTTATCGATAATAATGTTACAGCCGTTGCACATAGCGATAAGCAAAAGCTAAACAAAAAGTATGATGATGCGTATACCGTAGACGGCGCGACAAAAGGTGTAGAACAATATTCAAAATGGTATGCCGACGTACAAAAGGTATGGGTGTTCGACATTATGGCGCCAATCTATGTGAATGGTCAGCTTTACGGCACATTTGATATTGGCATTCCCATTACCGAAGTAAGCCAAGCCACCAATGGCATTATCACTTACCAACTAGGTTCGATGATTGTGATCTTCGTACTTTGTTTAATTGTGCTATCTCTATTGCTTAATAAATTAATGCGCCCACTATCGGTACTTAAAGATGCATTGCATGATATCTCGCAAGGTGATGGTGATTTAACGGTGCGCTTACCAATAAAAGGTAATGACGAAGTTGCCCAGATCTCATCAGCGTTTAATGTATTTGTTGAAAAAGTACATGGCATTATTTCCCAAGTGGTGAATTCTGGCGAGGAACTAAATGGTTCTGCCATTGCACTACGTGAACAGTCACAGCAAGCACTCGCGAGAGGACAAGAGCAAAATGAACAAACCATGCTAGTTGTGACATCAATGAATGAAATGATTGCCACGGTTAATGAAATTGCGTCCAACGCCGCGAACGCCGCAGATGCAGCAAGCATGGCAACCAATGAAACCCAAGAAGGGTATAAAACGCTACAACGAACAACAACGGCCATCTCTAACCTTGAAAATGAGATGAACAGTACTTCAAATATCATTGTTAGCTTGGCGGATAATACGCAATCTATAGGTACGATTCTTGAAGTAATACGTGGGATCTCAGAGCAAACCAATTTACTGGCATTGAATGCTGCGATTGAAGCAGCAAGGGCGGGTGATGCTGGGCGCGGGTTTGCAGTTGTTGCCGATGAAGTACGTAATCTTGCGACGAAAACAGCCCAATCAACAGATGAAATCGATGCCATGATCCACCAGTTACAAACAGAAGCCCAGAGCGCGGTAGGCTCAATGAGTAACAGTAAGGCACTGATTAACGAAGGGGCAACCGAAACAGAACATGCGCGACAAGCACTTGAATCAATCTCACAGCAAGTAACCACTATTCTAGATATGAATACTCAAGTGGCGACAGCAACTGAGCAGCAATCAACAGTGGCGAATGAGATCAACTTGAATATGGATACGGTGAGTCATTTAGTTAAACTTGGTTTGAACGCCAGTGAACAATTAGAGGCATCCAGCCAGCAGCTAGCAGACTTATCGCAAACGCTTGATAAGCATGTAGGGACATTCAAAATATAA
- a CDS encoding class I SAM-dependent methyltransferase, with protein MSKTIDFYHQNAQSLSEQYQSLTFEQVHKNWQAHWPVSSSKDALKVLDIGAGAGRDALWFAEHHCDVYAIEPAQALREQGEKYTRQYDDKITWLDDQLPELHSIVELGIRFDCILLSAVWMHLSSCARERAFRKLSNLLAPSGKLVISLRYGDFSDSRKAYDVSVEELEQLANKHALQVNFISEHDADELGRSSVQWQTVVMQLPDDGTGDLIKVRQIIVNDAKSATYKLALLRTLLHIADAHPGAVLSREDNKVRLPLGLVALYWIRQFKRLIDIDIDGFGIQQSSDSKKGLGFVKEQGWKKLTHLSADDLSIGAMFTGDEAKALQTAIRDSLKTIQDGPVTFIYQGDKNNTLFQMEREKVRTADCFVLELEALAEFGYFVLDESLWECLRLYSSWIEPLVVNQWIAEMRRYKLNEARDIPLQTYYDCLKWIDESHDTRGVRQKIIALQQTGVELESVWSGKRLQPDYQVDHCLPFAYWPNNDKWNLLPASKNENNQKRARVPTRRRLIDSRERIVNWWQVAWQTEQEQKRFFDEAVLSLPHLPLACRNFDDVFEAMGLQVNGVKSRLLVGEW; from the coding sequence ATGTCTAAAACCATTGATTTCTATCACCAAAATGCACAAAGCCTGAGTGAGCAATATCAGTCGTTGACCTTTGAGCAAGTACATAAAAATTGGCAAGCGCATTGGCCTGTCAGTTCATCGAAAGATGCCTTAAAAGTGCTTGATATTGGCGCAGGAGCAGGACGTGATGCGCTATGGTTTGCGGAGCATCATTGTGATGTCTATGCAATAGAGCCAGCACAAGCATTACGAGAACAAGGTGAAAAATATACTCGGCAGTATGATGATAAAATCACTTGGCTTGATGATCAGCTACCCGAGCTACACAGTATTGTAGAGCTTGGTATTCGCTTTGATTGTATTTTGTTATCTGCGGTCTGGATGCACCTCTCTTCTTGTGCGCGTGAGCGAGCATTTCGCAAATTATCTAACCTATTGGCACCGAGTGGAAAGCTAGTGATCTCACTGCGTTATGGTGATTTTTCTGATTCTCGCAAAGCCTATGATGTCAGTGTTGAAGAACTGGAACAATTAGCCAATAAACATGCCTTACAAGTTAACTTCATTTCTGAACATGATGCCGATGAATTAGGTCGTAGCAGTGTGCAATGGCAAACCGTGGTGATGCAGTTGCCTGATGATGGTACGGGTGATCTGATCAAGGTTAGGCAGATCATTGTTAATGATGCTAAGTCTGCCACGTACAAGCTTGCGTTACTTCGTACTCTTCTTCATATTGCTGACGCCCATCCCGGTGCTGTTCTCAGCCGTGAAGATAATAAAGTTCGATTGCCATTGGGCTTAGTGGCACTTTATTGGATACGACAATTTAAACGCTTAATCGATATTGATATTGATGGCTTTGGTATCCAACAAAGTAGCGACAGTAAAAAAGGCTTAGGCTTTGTAAAAGAGCAAGGCTGGAAAAAACTGACACACCTTAGTGCAGATGATTTATCTATTGGGGCGATGTTTACGGGTGATGAAGCTAAAGCACTCCAAACAGCGATCCGAGATAGTTTGAAAACAATTCAAGATGGCCCTGTTACGTTTATTTATCAGGGGGATAAAAATAATACGTTATTTCAAATGGAGCGTGAAAAAGTACGTACAGCAGATTGCTTTGTACTTGAACTAGAAGCGTTAGCTGAATTTGGCTATTTCGTGCTAGACGAAAGTTTGTGGGAGTGTCTGCGATTATACAGTAGCTGGATAGAGCCATTAGTCGTGAATCAATGGATAGCGGAAATGCGTCGTTATAAGTTAAATGAAGCGCGAGATATTCCGCTACAAACTTATTACGACTGTCTAAAATGGATTGATGAAAGTCATGACACTCGAGGTGTACGCCAGAAGATTATTGCTTTACAGCAAACCGGTGTAGAACTGGAAAGTGTATGGAGTGGTAAACGCTTACAGCCTGATTATCAGGTAGATCATTGCTTACCGTTTGCTTATTGGCCGAATAATGATAAGTGGAATTTATTGCCTGCCAGTAAAAATGAGAATAACCAAAAAAGGGCGCGAGTGCCGACAAGACGCCGTTTAATTGATTCGAGAGAGCGTATCGTTAATTGGTGGCAAGTAGCATGGCAAACAGAGCAAGAGCAAAAACGTTTTTTTGATGAAGCCGTATTATCACTGCCTCATTTACCGTTAGCATGTCGTAACTTTGATGATGTTTTTGAAGCGATGGGTTTGCAAGTTAATGGTGTTAAAAGTCGTTTGCTGGTCGGCGAGTGGTAA
- a CDS encoding glycosyl hydrolase family 18 protein, which produces MKKKRLNKILIGMMITGCTAGSMASTIAYAEAEPWVSGVGLTKTKIDSTKEIYNTYEADKALPKVSAYLSNWAHYEQGYEPNIEALSKYDTVILSFFGLCGTEVGDPSITGAVEHLKTYCDEFGGKKFEIMTTDKFADFQKEFPSAGVPGKWDGKWLEKNPGGMLGVMQKLANDTDTKVAVSIFGWSLSNIASDAVKPENRPVLINSLIEFLNAYPFVSQLDIDWEYPGIQGASENVFDPENDAKNYADFIRDLRSALHNNGRDDVKIGIASGAPKDKIDAAELQNLITAGVDTIHLMTYDFFGESWADELAHHTNLMSNASREWSSDASIRYMIDELNIDPAKIQIGYANYSRNAIDAEITSHSPLQGTFVKGKNVMGSWEAASTSINDIFTHYANPDETKGLLPINDYHLYTDEEANADYLYKKENGIFLSIDTPRTVYAKAQYAVKNKLGGIFNWMGDPDEGLMLNAAREGLGNKIITQKINMDKIINTCGENTTAEKCEKLTLLIGNEVKVDAGESQQAEFALGQSYLLHGSVTHSDKVKKTVWTVKKVIGTDKANIIIDNKKKLETSFSVDLAEVPDKDIKVTLQLKAHLKDGSVVKDTVVYKLKKHQPDITPEINNIEYNAVYDMSLHTPLTFKADVSAPSGKGLDYSWNVLKNQYNIKFDDSSVNPAEITLNTLPNKPTYTFDVALTVTNVYGKTDSKTVQVSVSGDESANNAPTANFNVITTEPTVNTAVLIESDSSDELVNELKSDWNVTHNGEVVEVRHEGKDVSFVPTEEGEYIINLKVTDVFGKEDSTERTVTVIKPSIDVDYVYPDGFGNYQDGTVVKFDGQGIYQCFGDWAANCNVEAYLPGAANPDWVSQQWKKLD; this is translated from the coding sequence ATGAAAAAGAAGCGTTTAAATAAAATATTAATAGGCATGATGATTACTGGTTGTACGGCAGGATCGATGGCTTCAACTATCGCTTACGCGGAAGCTGAACCTTGGGTGAGTGGCGTTGGGCTAACTAAAACAAAAATAGACTCGACAAAAGAAATATATAATACCTACGAAGCAGATAAGGCATTACCAAAAGTATCAGCCTACCTGTCTAATTGGGCGCATTATGAGCAAGGGTATGAGCCTAACATAGAGGCTTTATCTAAATATGATACTGTTATTTTATCATTCTTTGGTCTCTGTGGAACTGAAGTTGGTGATCCTAGTATTACTGGTGCGGTAGAGCACCTGAAAACATACTGTGATGAATTTGGCGGTAAAAAGTTTGAAATTATGACTACCGACAAATTTGCTGATTTCCAAAAGGAGTTTCCATCTGCTGGTGTTCCAGGAAAATGGGATGGTAAGTGGCTGGAGAAAAATCCAGGGGGAATGCTAGGAGTAATGCAAAAACTAGCGAATGATACAGATACAAAAGTCGCTGTTTCAATTTTTGGCTGGTCTTTATCAAATATTGCTTCTGATGCGGTAAAACCTGAAAATCGTCCTGTATTAATTAATAGTCTTATTGAATTTCTTAATGCTTACCCGTTCGTCAGCCAATTGGATATTGACTGGGAATACCCTGGCATTCAAGGTGCTTCTGAGAACGTATTTGATCCTGAAAATGACGCCAAAAACTATGCAGATTTTATTCGCGATCTTCGCTCTGCTTTGCATAATAATGGTCGTGATGATGTTAAAATCGGTATTGCTTCCGGTGCACCAAAAGACAAAATTGATGCTGCAGAGTTACAAAACCTAATTACCGCAGGTGTGGATACAATCCACTTAATGACGTACGATTTCTTTGGTGAATCTTGGGCTGATGAACTGGCACACCATACGAATCTCATGTCCAATGCGAGTAGAGAATGGTCGTCAGATGCCTCGATTAGATACATGATCGATGAACTAAATATCGATCCTGCAAAGATTCAAATTGGTTACGCTAACTATAGTCGTAATGCGATTGATGCAGAGATAACCTCACATAGTCCATTACAAGGTACCTTTGTTAAAGGTAAAAATGTAATGGGAAGTTGGGAAGCAGCTTCTACAAGTATCAATGACATCTTCACGCACTATGCTAACCCCGATGAAACGAAAGGTTTGCTGCCAATTAATGATTACCACTTATATACAGATGAAGAAGCAAATGCTGATTACTTATATAAAAAAGAGAATGGAATTTTCTTATCTATAGATACTCCTCGAACGGTTTACGCTAAAGCACAATATGCAGTGAAAAATAAATTAGGCGGTATCTTTAATTGGATGGGAGATCCTGATGAAGGTTTGATGCTTAATGCTGCCCGTGAAGGTCTTGGTAATAAAATTATTACTCAGAAAATCAACATGGATAAAATCATTAATACATGTGGCGAAAATACCACGGCTGAAAAATGTGAAAAGTTAACCCTCCTGATAGGAAATGAAGTAAAAGTTGACGCCGGTGAATCTCAACAGGCTGAATTTGCTCTTGGTCAATCCTATTTACTTCATGGCTCTGTTACCCATTCAGATAAAGTGAAAAAAACGGTTTGGACTGTTAAGAAAGTAATAGGTACAGATAAAGCAAATATCATTATTGATAACAAGAAAAAATTAGAGACGAGTTTCTCTGTAGATTTAGCTGAAGTTCCTGATAAAGATATTAAGGTAACGTTACAATTAAAAGCCCATCTCAAGGACGGCTCTGTTGTTAAAGATACAGTAGTATATAAACTGAAAAAGCATCAGCCAGATATTACACCTGAGATCAATAACATTGAATACAATGCCGTATATGACATGTCATTACATACGCCATTGACTTTCAAAGCCGATGTATCAGCTCCTTCTGGCAAGGGCTTAGACTACTCTTGGAATGTATTAAAGAATCAATACAATATTAAATTTGATGATTCATCAGTAAATCCTGCTGAGATTACTTTAAATACGTTACCAAACAAGCCTACATATACATTTGATGTAGCTCTTACTGTCACAAATGTTTATGGAAAAACAGATTCTAAAACCGTTCAAGTGTCTGTATCTGGTGATGAATCTGCCAATAACGCTCCGACAGCAAACTTTAATGTTATTACTACTGAGCCAACAGTAAATACAGCCGTTTTAATTGAGTCGGATTCGAGTGACGAACTAGTAAATGAACTTAAATCTGATTGGAACGTTACACATAATGGTGAAGTTGTTGAAGTTCGCCATGAAGGTAAAGACGTTAGCTTTGTACCAACAGAAGAAGGTGAATACATAATTAACTTAAAAGTAACGGATGTGTTTGGTAAAGAAGATTCAACTGAGCGCACTGTTACAGTTATAAAACCATCTATTGATGTTGACTATGTTTACCCTGATGGTTTTGGTAATTATCAAGACGGCACTGTTGTTAAATTTGATGGCCAAGGTATCTACCAGTGCTTCGGAGACTGGGCTGCAAACTGTAATGTTGAGGCGTACTTACCTGGTGCAGCTAATCCAGATTGGGTTAGTCAGCAGTGGAAGAAGCTTGATTAG
- a CDS encoding sigma-70 family RNA polymerase sigma factor: MKNTEIDMIGLYMKEISSKPLLTKMDEIHYSRKYLRGDNQAKEKLIESNLRLVVSIAKKYRAAHLLLGDMIDEGNLGLITAVEKFDPEKGFRFSTYATWWIKQNIERAIHNQNRTIRLPVHVSKEINGLLRTHRDLMKKQNHEPTHEDIAQQLNKETHDISTLFSYEQKIVSLDQTLGDDESTGTIASLVVDEQIPSPSHIVEENSMVNLAEDILNKIKPREREILCRRFGVMGYEPQTLQEVALALGITRERVRQLQAKSLERLKMNLKYDNYDFDMLFSATA, from the coding sequence ATGAAAAACACCGAGATCGATATGATCGGTTTATACATGAAGGAAATATCCAGCAAACCACTACTCACTAAAATGGATGAAATTCATTACAGTCGTAAATACTTGCGTGGCGATAATCAAGCCAAAGAAAAGTTAATCGAATCGAATTTAAGATTAGTAGTGAGTATTGCCAAAAAGTATCGTGCAGCACACTTATTATTAGGCGATATGATTGATGAAGGTAACTTGGGATTAATCACTGCAGTAGAAAAGTTCGATCCAGAAAAAGGATTTCGCTTTTCCACTTATGCTACATGGTGGATTAAACAAAACATTGAACGTGCTATTCATAATCAAAATAGAACCATTCGCTTACCCGTTCATGTGTCTAAAGAAATTAATGGGTTGCTTCGTACACACCGAGATTTAATGAAAAAACAAAACCATGAACCAACGCATGAAGATATAGCTCAACAACTCAACAAAGAAACTCATGACATCTCAACATTGTTTTCTTATGAACAAAAGATCGTTTCATTAGATCAAACCCTTGGGGATGATGAAAGTACAGGTACCATCGCGAGCCTCGTGGTTGATGAACAAATACCGTCACCATCTCATATTGTAGAAGAAAACAGTATGGTTAATTTGGCCGAGGACATATTAAACAAAATAAAGCCAAGAGAGCGAGAGATTCTGTGTCGTCGGTTTGGGGTGATGGGGTATGAACCTCAAACATTACAAGAAGTTGCACTTGCGCTTGGAATAACCCGAGAGCGAGTAAGACAGCTACAGGCGAAATCCTTGGAACGGCTAAAAATGAACTTGAAGTATGATAACTACGATTTCGATATGTTATTTTCCGCTACCGCATA